tgttttcaaatatgaattttaactagaatttattaattttaaaagtgtgTTTGGACATCATGAAAGTGTAATTGTTTGGatagtaattatttttctagttacaataaattataatttcttaaacGTGTTtggatgataaaatataattacacgTAATTTTTTATGTCTTGTTTAGTAGTATAAATTATAATCTcacagttaaataaattaatttttttaaaaatattaattattataaaaattatcaataatacctgagaaaaaaattctaaacaagtaataaaaattgTTAGTCCAAGAAAATAGTCAGCAAtacaattactaataaaaataacaataaaaataaatatcatatgaaTTTGTTTGTAATTGCTCCAGCATTTcatatttgttgggttattACTTTTCTAACCTTTAACATTTACTCATtattgtcgattgagtcttagttcgacTGGCATGAGAATTGTTGCCAATGCAGGAGGTTGAGTTTGAGCGCGTTGAAGCTCATTATAAGTTGGAGAGGGTATATGAGTAATTCTAAGCATTGGATTAAAAATAGCAAATGTGATCAAggagattattaaaaaaaaacatttattcattattatcaatttctCCATCTGAATATAGGAATTTGTATCTCTGAATAAAACTGTGTATTTACACCATTAAGATGATGACATATACTTTCTAAAGTATAAATATTCCAATTCCACCCATAGATAAACCTGCCAAGTATATAACTTACAAACATAATTCAACAGTGAAGCAGTTTTGTTAAAACATGCTAATTACCTTTCAATGAAACCCACTTATTAAAACATGCTGATTGCTATTTATTACTCCcaaatctaatctaattatTAGTAAACACTACCTAAATCTAAATACAGATTTTGTGTGAAAAggaaaacatgtaaattataaaaagagatCCAAATTGAAAAGCCCAGAACTGGGTTACTTGATCAAGCTAGCTCCATTTCAACCCTCGGGGAAGAAACATGGCTTAAGAATTAAGATCTAAACTAGAGTCTTGAGTGACAAGCTCTGGTATCTTCTATTTATGGAATTGTAAGTGAAAATGAAGCTATCCACTGTGACGAATATTATGGGCTGAAATGTAACAAGGAGAAGTAACGAAAAGAGACTTTCCATTAATGACAGAAACCTTTTTTAGATCCTAGTTCCAAAGTATGCATACATTCCTTCTATTCTGGTTTTTCCATTTAGGCTAGGCTAGCTGCTCCTATTGAATATGTGTACACGTCACCATCTCCAACATGTTCATTCTATACCTTTCTTGGTTAACATAACCTCTAGCCTTAagataatgtttttaaaatgatgattcaAATTTGGGTTTTTCCCTTTGGAATCCAGTTCGTTGTTGAGCCTTTATGTAATTCCTTCCCTTTCTTTTCCCATTGGTAAAAGCACATTTTCTCCACCTTTATATGCCTTTAAACCTCAGACTACTTCCATTTATAAGCACATACAGACAAGGCTTAAGAAGGAAAAAGAGGCTTTGTCTGATACTGATTATCGTTTCCAAAAATGGGTCAAATCCGTTTGGTGTGGTTCTTGTTTCTTTGCCTGTTGGGACATGAAGGGTTGGCTAAGGGTGTGTTAGGCTTGGCTTGCAACTGGGGGCTGCAATCCACGCACCCATTGCCACCTAACATAGTGGTCAGGCTCCTGAAAGACAATGGGTTCAACAAAGTGAAGCTGTTTGAAGCTGATACTGGGGCACTCAAGGCTCTTGGCAGATCTGGTATCCAAGTTATGGTTGGAATACCAAATGACATGTTGGCTTCGCTTGCCAGTGCTGTGGGAAATGCCGAGGCATGGGTGAAACAAAATGTTTCCTACTATATATCCACCCATGGAACTGATATAAGGTACACtttctttttatatgtatatttgcgTATGTTATGTTCTTATATCTATATAtagttaaaagataaactttGTGTGGTGTATAATTCCAACTTGCCAGGTCTGTAGCCATAGGCAATGAACCTTTCCTACACTCATACAAAGATATGTTCGTGCGTACAACATTGCCAGCCCTTGAAAACATTCAAGCAGCTCTTATCAAAGCAGGCCTAGGCAAACAGGTGAAGGTAACCATTCCACTGAACGCCGACGTCTACCAGACCGACTCCGGTCTACCCTCCGGCGGTAATTTCCGACCCGAATTGTTGGATCTAATGACAAAGATCATCAAGTTCCTACAAGAAAATGGTGGGTTTATCACCATCAACATCTACCCCTTTCTTAGTCTCCAAGCTGATCCCAGTTTCCCCAAAGAATATGCCTTCTTCAACAACACTGCTAGTCCCCTTGTGGATGGTTCCATCGTTTACACCAATGTTTACGATGCCAACTTCGATACCCTCATTTCAGCCCTCGAAAAGAATGGCTTTGGACGTATGCCTATCGTCGTTGGAGAAGTTGGGTGGCCAACTGATGGTGATCCTAATGGAAATATAGACAATGCTAAAAGGTTCAACCAAGCACTTATAAGCCGTATAATCCAAGGCCAAGGTAGCCCAAAACGCCGTACCCCGCCTGATGTCTACATCTTTTCTCTCCTCGATGaagaccataagagcactttgCCTGGCAACTTTGAGAGGCATTGGGGTATCTTCAAATACGACGGCAGCGTCAAATATCCATTGGATATGGGCAATGGAAGAGCCCTCGTCCCAGCTAAAGGTGTCAAATATTTGGCCAAGCAATGGTGCGTAATGTCTCCTTCGGCTAGCTCGTCAGACCCCAATACGTTGGCACAAAGCGTTACCTACGCATGCGAGAACGCGGATTGCACCAGTCTGGGGTATGGATCCTCGTGTGGTAATCTGGATGCCCAAAGCAACGCTTCGTATGCGTTTAATTCGTATTTCCAGACCATGAACCAAAGCAAAGAAGCATGTTCTTTTAATAACTTGGCTACCATTACAAACGTTGATCCTTCTAAGCCACCTTGTCGTTTCGAGATCATGATCGACACCCGAAAACAGAAAGCAGCTCGTACCCCTTTCAAGTCTTCGGCTTCAAAAATGGAAGGCATATTTGCAGCTTTGGTTGTGGTGTTGGGTTTAGTTATTTGTGGTGTTCATTGATTTGAGTTCTTAATTTGCCTTTGCTGCAGTCACCCAGGCAACCATCTCTTCCATTTTCTGAggttaaatttactaatttatttttagaccccattgtaaatttaattattcaatcaaAACATTCCTTGTTTGCAGATTAAGATATAAATCCTCGCTATGATATCTCTCTCCTcaattgtaatatattaaaaacttcACATTCAGCGCTATATTGAAGGTGATAATTATGGTCTCAAGGAAGGAGAGGTCAACTGAAACGTAAAACGACTCCATGGGGGGCTTCCTTCATTCTAAAATCAGGtacttaaataatttaggtCCGAGGCCCAATGTTGGCCTTGCACAAAACCAAAGCGCCCACCTTCAACAACTGGACCAAGAAGCGAAGGGCACTGCCACAATACGCAATTTTCCATTCAGTCTAAACTAACCATAAATCaatgattaaactaatttaatatttaaacttcaaaacgttaaaattagGTGTTTATAGTATTAATAagtccttattttaatataaacattaaatacatACGAATCAAATTATTTATGGTATGGATAATTTAAATCCAATGTGTTCCGATAAAAATTAtgaggattaaattttttaatacatcaataatttaataattaaactagttgAAGGCTTATTGATAAAATGACGATACGTTgagtaccaaattaaaatttaagcatCATATAAAGGTGTACGATGGAATTAACCCTTTATATGAAAGTAATGGATAGAAAATGCGGAACGTGATGAAGATAAGCAATTGGAGTGGCTGAGCCAGCGGCGCGCCTATCAGGTTCTCGGCTGCACCGCACAGCAACACACGTGttttttcatttgtataaaatattgttGTCCCAGGTATGATATAGTCATCAGCAGCAGAGCTTCTGCCGACCCGGTCCTGATTCAAATGGGTTAAAATCTTTGAAACTCATTATTTagaatattagttttaaaaatccAATTAGATctgatttaaaaaagaaaaaaacagaaattcgGCGGTCCCAAAGTCACCCATCTCCTCTCATTTTCGGCATTTTCTTTAATTGGTTTTAAGAAAAGCAGAGACGAGGTTCCAAAATTTGTAATTCATTTACCTATTATTATAAGTAAACATCATTTTATGAAATCCCTCAGATTCTCCTAATTTCTAGATATCCTTCAATAAATCCCTTcttcttttaacaattttcaattataaatagtTCACTATCGCCGCGCTTTTCTTTTACTCCCTTTCTCCCTCCCCCATTTTCCCTAATCAATTCAAACACTagtctctctcttttttctttcattaattACTCGATTTATTTaaccatttctttttcttttcttttctttttgctgcaAAAATCATTGTTATTGTTTGCATTTTCTGGGGGGAAGCTGGAATGTGAAGACCTTCGTTATGTTACAGAAGCAAAGCAGCAGTGTTCGTTTCTTCTTCAATCAAATCTCTAACCGTAACCGTAAGGGAAACGATATTTTCATGGCGTTTTTGGCCCGTAACGACCCCTTTTTTTCCAGGCACCTTCACACGTCGCCCAAAGACCAGCGCCGTTGCTTCCAGTTCTTGGGCAAACTCGTGCCGCTCGAAAATTACAATGTCAGCCGCTGCGGCAGCGGCGGCGGTTTCAAGTTTAATAAAGCGGCCTCTAGCTTAAATTTGACTGTCAAAAGTTGTCTCAATGATTCGCCGAGAAAGTGGGATCAGAAAGCACTCGCCTTCGCTTCCCAATTGGCGCGCGAATTAGAAATCTCTAAACATGATGAACCCCAGAAAAGGGCGAATACGGTGGCTGATTCTCGTGGCTTGTCTCAAAGAGGGACTCTTGATTTTCCCGACAAGCCGTTGCCTGAGAAAATCGTGGTTGCTGTCGATGTCGATGAAggtacaattttttttcctacCCAGCTCTTTTTTTATGAGAAGAAAATATGTATTATCTAACGCAATGATtgctttttcttattttatggtATAAGCAGTACTGGGAAACTTTGTGTCGGCTTTGAATAGATTTATAGCGGATCGTTATTCGTTAAATCATTCAGTTTCCGAGTACCATGTTTACGAGTTTTTCAGGGTAAGATTTCTTTTTCATGACTTGTTTATTCATTGTTGGGAATAGTAGTAGAATGAAGTCAAGATTCGAGAATATTTGGCATTCTTTTGGTACTATAAGTCAATCAAtgttgagttttaattaagtggAAAAGATGATGAGCCATAATTATGTGAGTGGGCGAAGACCCAcagaagaaacaaagaaaaaaatggctCTTCACTGAGTACAGCAAAGCTGGCGAGGTTAAGGGAAGGGGGAAAAAGTCTCATTTTTATGCCAGGAATATCTTTATATGATTGTTGTAGAATTAGCTAAGGCTTCACGGGGTTTTTAGCTGTGAAGTTGTGTCTTTTGTGCTACCATTTTGTGTGAATAGTTTCTACTAGAATGCTGCTAGCCATTTGCACTTTAAGTTATGTCAGTAATGGTCTCATTCAGTAAattattgtgaaatgaatttGCTTCCATGTTTAAGTTGCAGTAACATGCTTGATGGTTTACTCTGCGGTTTGGGACTTGGGGTCTTCCAGTTTAGTAGTTTTACTTTTGTCATTGTATTTTCTACTAGGTAGTCAGATACTGCATCAATGTTGGTTACTTTTCTTAGTAAGtgttctaatgcatattttatttttgttacagATATGGAACTGTTCTCGCGATGAAGGTATCACTAGACATACTGATTGATTCCTCTGtggatgtatatatatatattaaattaatgtcacAAAAGGCATCCAGTAAGATGCTGCTACTgctattttgaatttcatcatATTCTTTGTATAAATTGCACTGACTTTAGCTTTTTTATGCATGAAAGGTAAAGGTTGTCAACCTAGGTGTAGTCTTTTTGTGGGTTTCTGTTGTTTTCTGAAATTcctactttaaaaaaatagagtaaTAGAATCCTTATTAGGAAGTGATTTGAGgaatttcttttttcatcaTAATAAAGGAGAAGTATCAgattaagttaaatttgtatCAATAGTAACTTTTTGCAAACTTGCTGAGGTTTCTACATTTTGCATATGTTcttattgtttaataaaatgttgAATGTTTTGATATTCTTTCTGAAAAAACTTTCAACTCTTTGGCTAAGGATTACTTCAAAACATACCCTGTTTTGTTGTTTTGGCAGCTGATATCCGTGTCCATGAGTTCTTCAAGACACCATACTTCAAGAATGGTATCCATCCACTCCCAGGCGCTCAGAGGGCGCTTCACAAGTTATCTAGATTCTGTAACCTTTCCGTTGTAACGTATGTATGCATACTATTCTTACTTAATGATGCCTTTGTTTCTGATCTGTTCACTTAAGCAGTTCTTTCATAATTGTTTGAGTAGGTCTCGGCAGAATGTGATCAAGGACCATACAATAGAGTGGTTAGAGAAGCATTATCCCGGACTTTTTCATGAGATTCACTTTGGCAATCATTTTGCTCTTGATGGTGAATCTAGACCCAAGTCAGAGATATGCCGGTATGCTCATCAGGCCTTGTTAACCCATAACATTGCTTTTGGATGATTTTAGTAGCAGCTCCATTTTCATCCGTGAATTCCTTTAATGATTTCAAGTGcaattgtttgtttattatgAATGATGCAAGTAACCAGCATCTTTTCATGGTAGTTGTCTTGCCGAGGTTATTAATTCCTTGGAGAAGTTATTTCTGACAAACCTTTGGTTGCTATGTTGATTTCTCTTGCAGGTTGTTAGGAGCCAAGATCCTAATCGATGATAACCCTAGATATGCTATTGAGTGTGCTCAAGTTGGAATCAGGGTTCTGCTTTTTGACTACGAGAATTCTTATCCTTGGTGTAAGACGCAATCAATTGATGAACATCCTTTGGTGACTAAAGTGCATAGCTGGGAAGAAGTGGAACAACAAATAGCGTCTTGGATCATTAGTTCTACTATCCTTTAATATGGTCTTTATGGTCAGACTCCTACTTCACAGTTTTGTTAACTGTTTCTCATactcaaaaatatttgatagtCCCGAAAAATTTGAGCTTGTTATTGTTCAGGGCAAATCAGCCATCTCCCAAAATTGGGGACATGGTTGTATTGACAGAAACTGGAAGGAATGTGAGTGGAATAATGCATTAATGTAATTAGTAATTCCGTAGAGTACGGAGGGTTCCACTGAAGAAGGAAAGTTTTCTTTTTAGCTATCCTTTTGTCCAGTTTTAGGGGGAAAAAACATTAGTGAGATCCAAATTGGGTGAAGTGACGTATCATTGAGTTGCTCAACTGGCTATAATATCCAAATTCAAGGTTCTTTTCCAATTGTAGTATcaagttttgtattttttttcctttacttgCAAGGGttcttttgtttattaataATGATGACATGCAAAGCCTATGTGAAGGAGTAGATCATTAGCATCTGCAGTGAATCCACCTGACAGGTAGCCGTGCattacaatttacaaataaactCTTTCCATCAATGGCATTCAAATAGtgtttatatattcatttattaaataacaTCTGTTGTTTACATGCCCCTCGAAATAAACTATATATGCATTTTTACGTATTGGAGTACGCACATTATATACTTACATAAGCACTTTATGCTTTGAGATGTCTGGTTGAATCATAGATATCTTGAGAAATGGTGGTCACTCAGTTTTCTCCATCAGTTTGATACCATAGTCTTGAACAATTTCCAAAGCTGCCACGGTCAATACTATTGATGGTTAAAAATCTCTAAATTAATGGAATAAAGCTGGGTATGGAGAAAATTACCTGGTAGATAAACTTCAGGAACAATAGGCCTCAATACACCTCTTGTTTTGATCTTGTTTACAATTAAAAGCTGAAACCatcaaaattacaataaattaatttcaaagcATTTTCAATTATAAAGAGTTTGATGcagaagaagagaaatgttGTTAAAGTGTACCAGAGCTCCAACTGCTACTGGAACGCCAACAGTAAGGGCCATAGCAGATATCACTTTTCCATTCTTAGCCTTCCCGAATTCCAGTAAAGTCGCGGTATGGCGCTCGGTCTGTTTGCTATCAGGGAAATCTACTTCCACTTCATGGTGTAACAAAACCATATCCTGAGGATCAAATCAAACAGCTTGTGAAAAAATTCATCCAACTTTTTTCtcattaaattatgagtaatttATATATACCTGTTCTGTGTTAGAGTATGTTAGCCTTTCTTCCATTCGATGACATGTTACGGCAAATGCGCTTTGGCACGAAACCGGGATTCCTGTCTGTTCGTTTAGTCCCAAAAACCTGAAAAAGATGAAGAGTGTTATGGTTTGCAACTTTTGATTGCTATGTCAAAAGAATACATAATTGATACTAGAATGTAAACTGGGCTTACACAATCGTTTTGGCAGCCTTTACAGCAACTCCTCGCTCCTTGCAATGTCCAAGTTCCAGGATCCTTTCGGCTATCTTTTTTTCCCCAACTACAACTTCATTCATGTCTTTAGTATCAATTTTCAGAAGCTCACAAAGGAAATTTCTAAATGTTGGTCGACCTTCATGTTTGAGAAGTGGATGAGTTTCAGCATTGAATATACCAATTCTTACAAGTGTGGCCATTATCTCACTAAAACctggaaaaaaatataaagatgttaatataaattcaaatttctaGCATTGAAGCTTAAACAGAATTAGGAGTAGCAAAACTCAAGAGGGGAATCCCATGCCTTCATAGCGGAGAGTTCCACGGAATATTGTGGATGCTTCATGTCCGATCCCATACAGATCCCCATAAGTTAACGAGTTACGATTAGGAAGGCACTCCAATGCAAAAGCTGGAAGATCAGGTATCCGAAATCTCCCAGCCGAATCATAGAGGTCATCCcctgaaaacatgatcgattaaGTGAAACAATAAAAGGTAAATCCATAAATTTGTAGCCATTACATGACACTAATATACAGACACAAGTCTTTAACTAATTAAGGATCATAAATATGTAACTATAATAAAGGGTGATTAATATACATGTTTATAGTAAAACAAGTTGACTTGGATAcataaattgtttttctttgacTTGTTAAAGAAGTTGACAGTTTACCATTTACATGTACTGTTTCACCCTGAGATTTGTACGTGGCAGGATTTCGTCCTGCTCGAATAGCTCCTGCAGGATTCCAACTGAAAAATCAAGAGTAACATTTGTGAGTTATAACTATGGTGCTCAAACATTCAACTTCCATTCATTTATAAGAGTAATATCATCAGGGAAACAATTAGTTGGCCTTCTAACTCCAAAACCaagcaaaaaaaacaaaacaatgtGTGCTTCAGTTAGACCATGTagtttaaaatagagtttaacagCCTATCTTAACACAATTCTACTTGTTCAGCATTAGAAGATAATTCAATGGACCTGAATTTATATGCCAACGGATTATTTGCAGCTGCTGGAGATGGGATCCCTCCACAATAGGAAGTGAAAGACTTTATTTTGCCCTTTTTGAGATGCGCTTGGTTTATCATCTTCATTGCCATCATATGATCTGAAAAGCAGAAACAACATATTTAATCCATAATTATGTTCTTTATGTATAGGATAATCATATCTCCTTATCCATGTTAAAAAATGCGTCCAACATGGGTTCTTCAAGAAACCAGAAGAGTCTGAGTAACATGCTTTATTACAGAAGCCAATGACATGAGCAAGCTTTAAGAAATACAGGCACTACAAAGCAAAACTAGATTTACCTATTCCAGGGTCCAAACCCATTTCACCAAGAATTGTAATGCCAGCATTCTTGGCCTTTTCATCCATCATTGACATGGAGTCATCGACATAGCTTGCTGTGACAAGATGTTTTTTAAGCTGCATAAAGTGatattaatacaataattttagCTATGATCACTGAAGAAGCATATTCACGGTAACAACTCAAACATTTGATTATTACTTTCATCTAttgaatcatttttaattgCTCGCACAACATAAGTTTGAATCATTTCGTTATCCACTGCAACAGGGTATGTTAGAAAGCTAGCATCAGTTTTCAAGGTACTTATTCAGTAAATACAGTGTTTCAGAAGTTATCACTATGCTGAATTGTGTACGAGAAAGTACCTCGACGCACACGTCTGCTATGGCAACATGGCAACTAGCAGGCAACAAACTGATAACGATCTCAACCTGTTAATGGCACAGAAGAAAAGCATATATGATAATGTAAGACCCTGATCTAAGCCTTGAAACAATAATGCACACTAAGCAAAAGGCTTACCTATAAAAGTAACAAGAAGCTACCGAATCAATCATTTCAAATCATTTcgttcatatatatatcatttgatACAAATTGCTTCGTGGACCATTGCAGTATGTAGTTACTACTATTAGTTATTACATCTAACCTGCGAAATATACTGATGGAGAGCTCTATGATCAGTGACATCAAGCTCAACTGCCGTTGTATTCGGAATACCTTGAATTATCTGCCATCAGATCCATCATTATCGGAACATAAACTGAGATTTCTAAGCTTATGTTACTCGGACTTGAGAGTAACACGAGTATGATACTCGGACATgaacatttcaataaaaatgaaaagtccGAGCTGTTACCTCTTCTGCATCCTTAAGGTATAGAGATGCAACAATAACATGAACATCCATCTGCTCTTCGGAATCATTTTGGAGGCAACTTTTATACCATTGGCAAGAAGAAGCGGTTCCTATTGAGGCTAACAGCTCGCAAGCCGGTTGACAAACACGGCCGGCGCCGAGTATAAGCACCGACTTCTTCCTTTTGGGGTCGGATTCGGAGTCTTTCTTCATCCCAGTCTCCTGGAGCTTACCAACTTTGAGGGAAATCTTATTCAGTTGTTGACTTGGGGTTCCATGATTTTCAGTTGGATTAGCTATAGATGTCAATGAATCAATGATCTGATTCAGAACTTTCCCATCATCTGCACCAACCTAAAAAGGAAAACCCGGCTTCTAGTAATGAATTTTAACTTGAAATAGATACGCCATAACTAGATTTAGAAACTAAATAGCTTAAAACTAGTCGCTTTCAATTTCTTGATGATTTAGGAAGAAGATAACCGGTGTATGAATTACGTAACTGGAATAATCACGCAACTGAGGAGTGAATTGATGAATATCTTTGTCCTTTTTCATGTATCAACAACCGTGTGTTTCTTGTTATTTTGtgtaatattttactttttctgCTATCAAGTCGGTAGTAGGGGTGTGAATGAACAGAACATTCGATTAATTATTTGTGAATTGTtcgtttatgtttatttattaagttaaacaAATGAGTATGAACACGAATAGAAGTGTGTTCAACTCATTTATGTTCACGAATAAACTTGTTTAAAACTTGTTTATtgactcatttatttattaatgatatttttttataaaaattttattaatatatattaataaaattatcttggtttgtaattttttatttataatataattattaatatttacatttgactattttatatttaaacaatatatgtgtatgtatgtatttatttattgtttttattattatttattaacattattcGTGAACATGTTCAATTATATGCTCATGAATATGTTTGTAAACATGTTCGATTAAGTTGAATGAACATGTTCATGAATATTAAACAGACGAACATGAACATAAGTTTATTCGTTCAAACTCGGTTCATTTATAGCCCTATTTAGTAACAGTCGCActagattttttaataaaattaaatataagaattaaCTTAAATTGATTGTATTAGTATTAGACTTGAATAGTCTAGGTTATATATTTATTGAGATTAAATGGTTGTATTTATCTGATTATAAACCACGCAGTAGGTGGATAGCCTAATCACATGGCATAAATAGCCGAtgcattaattatatatacttaCCTCAAGCTCTGAGTAGGACATGGCATCGGTACTCTGGCCTACTTGGCACTTTACCAAGTGAAAGGAACCACCAGCTGCTTCTATTATATCCAATGCCTCATTTATTAGGAACTGATCAAATAAGTGCCCACTCAGTGATACCTGTCCATCATTAATTACAATAGGGTCTGATGGTTAAATTTGGTTTCGCTCCTTCTACTTGATCAAATTTCGGATTTCATCCCcgcattttattttgatatttaattagtCGAGAGCCATAATGTGATGGATTTAGATACTTACCAATACACtgtatttctttttgttattgatgtgtCCATTAGTATGATTATCTGATATATCTCTGCAATAAAAGATAAATTCAGTTATGAAAGTATGGATGGATCAAATTTGGTTTTGATGTCCCAAGATTGGATTAAAATGCTTACAGTGTGTCAGACTTTCTCATACGAGGGATATATTCATATAAGGTAGTAAGTGTTCCCCCATGGACTATACAAGCTCTGGTGAGGTGTGCAGGCAACTTTGTGAAGTCTGCTGTAGAAGCTAAACTCCCAACGAACTGCGATAGAATGTCTCCAAAGTGTTGAGATGCCTTGAAACAGTTAAGAATGGCATGTTAATGAACATAAGCTGCATAATTATTAACCTAAAAACTTGTTCATTCTACgggtcaaagaaaaaaaaagccatAAGGTTAAGAATAAACTTCAATggaaacaccatggaagggaaATATGAATTGCACCTCTTTTGCAAACTCAGTTGGGAGAATATCAACGGCTGAACATATTATGccattaccatccatgtcaTTATGGTACGAATCGGTCAATGGCTCATATCTGAAAAGCATGATTGACCATATAAGAGTATTTCAAATATCATAGTAGATTTAGTATGATTTGAAATGCAATCCACGATATATATGCATTTGGATTAGGATTTGACACCAATGGTAAAGTTTGAGCTTCAAAATCAACTCCAT
This genomic stretch from Gossypium raimondii isolate GPD5lz chromosome 6, ASM2569854v1, whole genome shotgun sequence harbors:
- the LOC105774745 gene encoding glucan endo-1,3-beta-glucosidase 5, with protein sequence MGQIRLVWFLFLCLLGHEGLAKGVLGLACNWGLQSTHPLPPNIVVRLLKDNGFNKVKLFEADTGALKALGRSGIQVMVGIPNDMLASLASAVGNAEAWVKQNVSYYISTHGTDIRSVAIGNEPFLHSYKDMFVRTTLPALENIQAALIKAGLGKQVKVTIPLNADVYQTDSGLPSGGNFRPELLDLMTKIIKFLQENGGFITINIYPFLSLQADPSFPKEYAFFNNTASPLVDGSIVYTNVYDANFDTLISALEKNGFGRMPIVVGEVGWPTDGDPNGNIDNAKRFNQALISRIIQGQGSPKRRTPPDVYIFSLLDEDHKSTLPGNFERHWGIFKYDGSVKYPLDMGNGRALVPAKGVKYLAKQWCVMSPSASSSDPNTLAQSVTYACENADCTSLGYGSSCGNLDAQSNASYAFNSYFQTMNQSKEACSFNNLATITNVDPSKPPCRFEIMIDTRKQKAARTPFKSSASKMEGIFAALVVVLGLVICGVH
- the LOC105772792 gene encoding uncharacterized protein LOC105772792; protein product: MLQKQSSSVRFFFNQISNRNRKGNDIFMAFLARNDPFFSRHLHTSPKDQRRCFQFLGKLVPLENYNVSRCGSGGGFKFNKAASSLNLTVKSCLNDSPRKWDQKALAFASQLARELEISKHDEPQKRANTVADSRGLSQRGTLDFPDKPLPEKIVVAVDVDEVLGNFVSALNRFIADRYSLNHSVSEYHVYEFFRIWNCSRDEADIRVHEFFKTPYFKNGIHPLPGAQRALHKLSRFCNLSVVTSRQNVIKDHTIEWLEKHYPGLFHEIHFGNHFALDGESRPKSEICRLLGAKILIDDNPRYAIECAQVGIRVLLFDYENSYPWCKTQSIDEHPLVTKVHSWEEVEQQIASWIISSTIL
- the LOC105772791 gene encoding alpha-aminoadipic semialdehyde synthase; translation: MLGNGVVGILSESSNKWERRVPLTPSHCARLLHSGREKTGIARIIVQPSTKRIHHDSLYEDVGCHISDDLSECGLILGIKQPKLDMILPNRAYAFFSHTHKAQKENMPLLDKILAERVSLYDYELIVGDNGKRLLAFGKYAGRAGMIDFLRGLGQRYLSLGYSTPFLSLGASYMYPSLAAAKAAVITVGEEIASQGLPSGICPVVFVFTGSGNVSVGAQEIFKLLPHVFVEPIRLPELFGKGRNVTSKRVFQVYGCIVTSRDMVSHKDPSKTFDKADYYAHPEHYNPIFHEKIAPYASVIVNCMYWERRFPRLLSTKQIQELNKKGCPLVGISDITCDIGGSVEFVNQTTSIDSPFFRYEPLTDSYHNDMDGNGIICSAVDILPTEFAKEASQHFGDILSQFVGSLASTADFTKLPAHLTRACIVHGGTLTTLYEYIPRMRKSDTLDISDNHTNGHINNKKKYSVLVSLSGHLFDQFLINEALDIIEAAGGSFHLVKCQVGQSTDAMSYSELEVGADDGKVLNQIIDSLTSIANPTENHGTPSQQLNKISLKVGKLQETGMKKDSESDPKRKKSVLILGAGRVCQPACELLASIGTASSCQWYKSCLQNDSEEQMDVHVIVASLYLKDAEEIIQGIPNTTAVELDVTDHRALHQYISQVEIVISLLPASCHVAIADVCVELKKHLVTASYVDDSMSMMDEKAKNAGITILGEMGLDPGIDHMMAMKMINQAHLKKGKIKSFTSYCGGIPSPAAANNPLAYKFSWNPAGAIRAGRNPATYKSQGETVHVNGDDLYDSAGRFRIPDLPAFALECLPNRNSLTYGDLYGIGHEASTIFRGTLRYEGFSEIMATLVRIGIFNAETHPLLKHEGRPTFRNFLCELLKIDTKDMNEVVVGEKKIAERILELGHCKERGVAVKAAKTIVFLGLNEQTGIPVSCQSAFAVTCHRMEERLTYSNTEQDMVLLHHEVEVDFPDSKQTERHTATLLEFGKAKNGKVISAMALTVGVPVAVGALLLIVNKIKTRGVLRPIVPEVYLPALEIVQDYGIKLMEKTE